A stretch of the Acidilobus sp. 7A genome encodes the following:
- a CDS encoding TIM-barrel domain-containing protein, whose product MPTFKFDESMFRAVSFLPSSNRAFVDGCTASDAGRMCFSQVSERAIRVAEPGARDFKAQQLKSPELVIGEYRLQLLPHIKVTRGSVTVFEEWEPDDRLVRGANRTWVDPLFADVRPAESWLNYRTIVTGKVTCSDGRVCSSFAISLRPGEPIYGLGEHFGHINKRGGEFITWAADAPSTPSYATYVPVPFVWSPRGWGLLVNTYSPVYFDLGKSSYDRLLIVTRGPLDVYLMFGTPKEILGTLYDLTGLPRAPPPKWSFGYWQSKCAYNSQDEVLGVARELRARGYPADVIHVDPPWEGNWRKYRCDTVDFEWDTSAFPDPKGMVDELHRLGFKLSLWINPYIEPGTRLWSRLERYMVKSRLGGLATPAADCQRREGAGIVDLTDPEGFNAFKQALKDLVLPYADVIKADYGEAVPPEADFRNGMSGEEAHNYYPVLYMKAVYEATLEAKGYSMVWGRSGSTGVWQYPLNWGGDVPSSWEGLRQAIRGLLSYHASGAFFASFDVGGFIGRPSDELYLRFLQAGIMVSHVRAHGVTDREPWKYSPRETLAALRLRYRLLPYIYSESWRSVEERVPLVRPLPLEHPDDPNVYDIDDEFYLGSSLLVAPIVEEGQPGRRVYLPEGRWVDYFTGNEYEGGRWVTISYDSLDRFPLLVRENSVIPMLGADVDHVPEGRFSPVEFHTFKVVDAEYPYYDDGLRAAVRCRGGRCSVDGMPADVKYTFVHQS is encoded by the coding sequence TTGCCCACGTTCAAATTTGACGAGAGCATGTTCAGGGCAGTTAGCTTCCTTCCGTCGTCCAACAGGGCCTTCGTGGACGGCTGCACAGCGAGCGACGCCGGAAGAATGTGCTTCTCGCAGGTCAGCGAGAGGGCCATAAGGGTGGCGGAGCCAGGGGCCAGGGACTTCAAGGCCCAGCAACTGAAGTCCCCGGAGCTTGTCATAGGCGAGTACAGACTGCAGCTGCTGCCTCACATCAAGGTAACCCGCGGGAGCGTGACGGTTTTTGAAGAGTGGGAGCCTGACGACAGGCTCGTGCGCGGCGCCAACAGGACGTGGGTGGACCCGCTCTTCGCTGACGTGAGGCCCGCCGAGAGCTGGCTCAACTACCGTACCATAGTTACGGGCAAGGTCACGTGCTCCGACGGCAGGGTCTGCAGCTCATTCGCCATCTCCCTCAGACCTGGGGAGCCCATCTATGGCCTCGGGGAGCACTTCGGCCACATTAACAAGAGGGGAGGGGAGTTCATAACGTGGGCCGCCGACGCGCCTTCAACGCCCAGCTACGCCACCTACGTGCCTGTGCCCTTCGTATGGTCACCGAGGGGCTGGGGGCTGCTAGTTAACACCTACTCCCCGGTTTACTTCGACCTCGGCAAGTCCTCATACGACAGGCTGCTCATAGTGACCAGGGGGCCCCTTGACGTCTACCTGATGTTCGGCACGCCCAAGGAGATACTGGGGACCCTCTACGACCTGACGGGCCTCCCAAGGGCCCCGCCGCCCAAGTGGAGCTTCGGCTACTGGCAGAGCAAGTGCGCCTACAACAGCCAGGACGAGGTGCTGGGCGTCGCCAGGGAGCTCAGGGCCAGGGGCTACCCGGCTGACGTGATTCACGTAGACCCGCCGTGGGAGGGGAACTGGAGGAAGTACAGGTGCGACACCGTAGACTTTGAGTGGGACACGAGCGCATTCCCCGACCCCAAGGGGATGGTGGACGAGCTGCACAGGCTCGGCTTCAAGCTGTCCCTCTGGATAAACCCATACATAGAGCCCGGCACAAGGCTCTGGTCAAGGCTGGAGAGGTACATGGTCAAGTCGAGGCTTGGCGGCCTCGCGACCCCTGCAGCTGACTGCCAGAGGAGGGAGGGTGCGGGCATAGTTGACCTGACAGACCCTGAGGGCTTCAATGCCTTCAAGCAGGCCCTCAAGGACCTCGTGCTCCCTTACGCCGACGTCATAAAGGCTGACTACGGCGAGGCCGTGCCGCCCGAGGCCGACTTCAGGAACGGCATGAGCGGCGAGGAGGCCCACAACTACTACCCCGTGCTCTACATGAAGGCGGTGTACGAGGCAACCCTTGAGGCCAAGGGCTACAGCATGGTCTGGGGCAGGTCGGGCAGCACGGGCGTCTGGCAGTACCCGCTCAACTGGGGAGGCGACGTGCCGTCGAGCTGGGAGGGCCTGAGGCAGGCTATAAGGGGACTGCTCTCATACCACGCCAGCGGCGCCTTCTTCGCCTCCTTCGACGTGGGCGGCTTCATAGGAAGGCCTAGCGACGAGCTCTACCTGAGGTTCCTCCAGGCCGGCATTATGGTGAGCCACGTGAGGGCCCACGGGGTCACAGACAGGGAGCCGTGGAAGTACTCGCCGAGGGAGACCCTGGCGGCCCTTAGGCTGAGGTACAGGCTGCTGCCCTACATCTACTCCGAGTCCTGGAGGTCCGTAGAGGAGAGGGTGCCGCTGGTGAGGCCCCTGCCCCTCGAGCATCCCGACGACCCCAACGTGTATGACATAGACGACGAGTTCTACCTCGGCTCAAGCCTGCTCGTGGCGCCCATAGTTGAGGAGGGCCAGCCTGGCAGGAGGGTCTACCTGCCCGAGGGGAGGTGGGTGGACTACTTCACCGGCAATGAGTACGAGGGAGGCAGGTGGGTGACCATATCTTACGACTCCCTCGACAGGTTCCCGCTGCTGGTCAGGGAGAACTCTGTGATACCGATGCTCGGCGCTGACGTTGACCACGTGCCAGAGGGCCGCTTCAGCCCAGTGGAGTTCCACACCTTCAAGGTCGTCGACGCCGAGTACCCATACTACGACGACGGCCTCAGGGCCGCTGTGAGGTGCAGGGGAGGCAGGTGCTCAGTCGACGGGATGCCAGCCGACGTCAAGTACACCTTTGTCCACCAGAGCTGA
- a CDS encoding deoxyuridine 5'-triphosphate nucleotidohydrolase, producing the protein MQGLAVPGHVARSYIKDSRDEQVQPAGVDIRLGEVMEFLNDGELRATSKRLPDVRSVRPVNGLYRLQPGAYKVRFLDVVSVPPDAVGICYPRSTLLRMGITISCAVWDPGYMGRGEALMIVANPHGAVIEQGARVAQMVFIRLESRPSSLYSGSYQGENL; encoded by the coding sequence GTGCAGGGCTTGGCTGTCCCGGGCCATGTGGCCAGGTCATACATTAAGGACTCGAGGGATGAGCAGGTGCAGCCGGCAGGCGTCGACATAAGGCTGGGGGAGGTGATGGAGTTCCTCAATGACGGCGAGCTGAGGGCGACCTCTAAGAGGCTCCCAGACGTCAGGTCCGTGAGGCCAGTTAACGGCCTCTACAGGCTCCAGCCGGGGGCCTACAAGGTAAGGTTCCTTGACGTCGTCTCAGTCCCCCCTGACGCCGTAGGCATCTGCTACCCCAGGAGCACGCTGCTCAGGATGGGCATCACCATATCGTGCGCAGTCTGGGACCCGGGGTACATGGGGAGGGGGGAGGCCCTCATGATAGTTGCCAACCCCCACGGGGCCGTGATAGAGCAGGGGGCGAGGGTGGCCCAGATGGTGTTCATTAGGCTTGAGTCAAGGCCGTCCTCGCTTTACAGCGGCTCATACCAGGGCGAGAACCTCTGA